One Thermoanaerobacter pseudethanolicus ATCC 33223 DNA window includes the following coding sequences:
- the sigI gene encoding RNA polymerase sigma factor SigI gives MDINDRVYAAKKDPSEREKLIQEYTPFVIKQLSLFTNRYIDERNSDELSIGLIAFNEAIDSFDNTKGPFLSFSSLLIKRRLIDFLRQNQQNTIPLELYVEKGTDYEAENRKLEMISFVNLLSLYNITLDDLVKQSPKHSDTRKIATKIAYTICKNEKLLEYLKNRKNLPIKDLISILKVSRKTIEKHRKYIIALVIIISEDLPLLKQYISPESEVAKI, from the coding sequence TTGGATATAAACGACAGAGTATACGCAGCCAAAAAAGATCCCTCCGAAAGAGAAAAATTAATTCAAGAATATACCCCCTTTGTCATAAAACAATTGTCTTTATTTACAAATAGATATATAGATGAAAGAAATAGCGACGAATTAAGCATAGGCCTTATAGCTTTTAACGAAGCTATAGACAGTTTTGATAACACAAAAGGTCCCTTCTTAAGCTTTTCAAGTTTGCTCATTAAAAGGCGACTTATAGATTTTTTACGGCAAAATCAGCAAAATACTATTCCTTTAGAACTATATGTAGAAAAAGGCACTGATTATGAGGCAGAAAATAGAAAATTAGAAATGATTTCTTTTGTAAACTTGCTAAGTCTTTACAATATAACTTTAGATGATTTAGTTAAGCAATCCCCCAAACACTCAGACACCAGAAAAATAGCTACAAAAATTGCTTATACAATTTGTAAAAACGAGAAATTACTAGAATATTTAAAAAACAGAAAGAATCTTCCTATAAAAGATTTAATAAGTATTTTAAAAGTAAGCCGCAAGACTATAGAAAAACATAGAAAATACATAATAGCGTTAGTAATAATTATTTCTGAAGACTTACCTCTTCTAAAACAATACATAAGCCCAGAAAGTGAGGTGGCAAAAATATGA
- a CDS encoding AAA family ATPase, producing the protein MVKEILLGVVIAFAIFAALLGINVTPLLFLAGVFLLLNYIIENKGLIPGSKNIIKPESEISFEDIGGQKTAISELKEALDFVINKEKLSKMGIRPIKGILLTGPPGTGKTLLAKAAAKYTNSSFIATSGSEFIEMYAGVGAQRVRNLFETARNLARKENKNSAIIFIDEIDILGAKRGTNESHHEYDQTLNQLLVEMDGIKSDGEINILVIAATNRPDLLDPALLRPGRFDRQVVVDLPDKSGRLQILKIHTKNKPLGEDVNLEAIAENTFGFSGAHLESLCNEAAILAMRDNSDVILQKHFVEAVDKVILGEKSDKKPAEEEIFRVSVHEAGHAIISEIVNPGSVATVTIVPRGKALGFVRQFDKEDTLIYTKEQLEKDIMVALGGTVAELLVLGNRSTGSVNDFEQAVHIAKKMVYTGLSGLGIVSREDVPKEKVNEEVNKIIKEEEEKVQKMLEEKLEHLEEIANILRKEETISGEKLRELISAVKL; encoded by the coding sequence ATGGTCAAAGAAATCTTATTAGGAGTAGTTATTGCTTTTGCGATATTTGCAGCTTTACTAGGTATAAATGTTACTCCTTTACTCTTTTTAGCAGGTGTTTTTTTGCTTCTTAATTATATTATAGAAAATAAAGGGTTAATACCAGGAAGCAAAAATATTATAAAGCCCGAGTCAGAAATATCCTTTGAGGACATCGGAGGACAAAAAACTGCTATTTCGGAGCTAAAAGAGGCACTAGATTTTGTAATAAATAAAGAGAAATTATCTAAAATGGGTATACGACCTATCAAGGGCATATTACTGACAGGACCTCCTGGAACTGGTAAAACTTTATTAGCTAAAGCAGCTGCAAAATATACAAATTCGAGTTTTATAGCGACTTCAGGTAGTGAATTTATAGAAATGTATGCAGGAGTAGGTGCACAAAGAGTTAGAAATCTTTTTGAAACAGCAAGAAATCTTGCTAGAAAAGAGAACAAAAATAGTGCAATAATATTCATAGACGAAATTGACATATTAGGTGCTAAAAGAGGTACTAATGAAAGTCATCACGAGTATGATCAAACCCTCAATCAACTGCTGGTGGAAATGGATGGGATTAAAAGTGATGGAGAAATAAATATTTTAGTAATTGCTGCAACAAACAGACCAGATTTATTAGATCCAGCTCTTTTGCGTCCTGGCAGGTTTGACAGACAAGTTGTAGTGGACTTGCCTGATAAAAGTGGAAGACTGCAAATTCTCAAAATTCACACTAAAAACAAGCCTTTAGGTGAAGATGTCAATCTTGAGGCTATAGCTGAAAATACCTTTGGATTTTCAGGAGCACATTTGGAGAGCCTTTGCAACGAAGCGGCAATTCTTGCGATGAGAGACAATTCCGATGTTATTTTGCAAAAGCATTTTGTAGAAGCGGTGGATAAGGTTATACTGGGAGAAAAAAGTGACAAAAAACCGGCAGAAGAAGAAATATTTAGAGTTTCTGTACACGAAGCAGGGCATGCTATAATAAGTGAAATAGTAAATCCAGGCTCTGTTGCAACAGTCACTATTGTTCCAAGAGGAAAAGCTCTTGGGTTTGTAAGACAGTTTGATAAAGAGGATACCCTTATTTATACTAAAGAACAATTAGAGAAGGACATAATGGTAGCTCTTGGGGGAACGGTAGCAGAACTTTTGGTTTTAGGTAATAGAAGTACAGGCTCTGTCAATGATTTTGAACAAGCAGTTCATATTGCAAAAAAAATGGTATATACTGGTTTGTCTGGTTTGGGTATAGTCAGTAGAGAAGATGTTCCTAAAGAGAAAGTCAATGAGGAAGTAAATAAAATCATTAAAGAGGAGGAAGAAAAAGTTCAAAAAATGTTGGAGGAAAAACTTGAACATTTAGAAGAAATCGCAAATATTTTAAGGAAAGAAGAGACTATATCAGGGGAGAAGTTAAGGGAGCTCATAAGTGCAGTGAAGCTCTGA
- a CDS encoding protease complex subunit PrcB family protein has protein sequence MVNNNTITVEIDNKLKKYNLLKNVPVYLESENIGKECLQTGQLVKLTLNSKNSITKIEILNNKSEKEVIQIELKKVTNPSQKIMSIVESIKSKPTVKLIDENGVYYIIATRGMTRTGGYIVIIQKAQIIKTSKDAILEVEVKYIDPSPDAIVTQAITYPYDIKNFTYDGKITQISVKTDKNINVSVDIDLASDVK, from the coding sequence ATGGTAAATAACAACACTATAACCGTAGAAATTGATAACAAGTTAAAAAAATATAATTTACTAAAAAATGTACCTGTATATCTCGAAAGCGAAAATATTGGAAAAGAATGTTTGCAAACCGGCCAGTTAGTTAAATTAACATTGAATTCTAAAAATAGCATAACAAAAATTGAGATTCTAAATAATAAAAGTGAAAAGGAAGTGATTCAAATAGAATTAAAAAAGGTTACAAATCCTTCTCAAAAAATAATGTCAATTGTTGAATCTATTAAAAGCAAGCCTACGGTAAAACTAATAGACGAAAATGGAGTATATTATATAATTGCAACCCGCGGTATGACGCGAACAGGCGGATATATCGTAATTATACAAAAGGCCCAAATAATAAAGACATCAAAGGATGCCATATTAGAAGTTGAAGTAAAATATATAGATCCTTCTCCTGATGCAATTGTGACACAAGCTATCACTTATCCATATGACATAAAAAATTTTACTTATGATGGTAAAATTACACAAATAAGTGTTAAAACAGATAAAAATATAAATGTTTCTGTTGATATTGATTTAGCCTCAGATGTTAAGTAA
- a CDS encoding anti-sigma factor domain-containing protein encodes MKAVVVQKEKNKTYVMTEKGEFKCLKNLQNVDIGETIELNENFVAFKPIAKILIAASILLALIFTIINFKSAEVYAYVYIDINPSIEVLIDKNGKIISANPINEDGKKILKNLSYKGLDITTFINQTVEESQKLGFLKEDDAVIITTVPIKNSPIINEQIQKAINNIKKINTNVQIETLKSNETQREEAKKEKVSPGRLIIWQKAKEEGIEIPKDKLNNSESFKELQQAYTKKIKEKEIEMKNFNPPNKEDEKNYDNKNKSSNSSEIKNKSNNEKIKGENSDNFSDFNQQKEDESENSSKKESTTKVESPYCNSKNADKEIKDGHNENQN; translated from the coding sequence ATGAAGGCTGTTGTAGTTCAAAAAGAAAAAAATAAAACTTATGTAATGACTGAAAAAGGAGAATTTAAGTGCTTGAAAAATTTGCAAAATGTAGATATAGGTGAAACTATCGAACTTAACGAAAATTTTGTAGCTTTTAAGCCTATTGCTAAAATTTTAATAGCTGCTTCTATTCTTCTCGCATTAATATTTACTATTATCAATTTTAAATCAGCAGAAGTTTACGCTTATGTGTATATAGATATAAATCCAAGCATTGAAGTTTTAATAGACAAAAATGGAAAAATAATAAGTGCCAATCCTATAAATGAAGATGGAAAAAAAATCTTAAAAAATCTCTCTTATAAAGGCCTTGACATTACAACGTTTATAAATCAAACAGTTGAAGAATCGCAAAAATTAGGGTTTTTAAAAGAAGATGATGCAGTAATAATTACTACTGTTCCTATTAAAAATTCACCAATTATAAATGAACAAATACAAAAAGCTATTAATAATATTAAAAAGATAAATACTAATGTTCAAATAGAAACTTTAAAATCCAATGAAACTCAAAGAGAGGAAGCTAAAAAAGAAAAAGTCTCTCCTGGAAGACTTATTATATGGCAAAAAGCCAAAGAAGAAGGAATAGAGATACCGAAAGATAAATTAAACAATTCAGAATCTTTTAAAGAATTACAACAAGCTTATACTAAAAAAATAAAAGAAAAAGAAATAGAAATGAAAAATTTCAATCCTCCTAATAAAGAAGATGAAAAAAATTATGATAATAAAAATAAAAGTAGTAACTCATCTGAAATAAAAAACAAAAGCAACAATGAAAAAATTAAAGGTGAGAATTCTGATAATTTCAGCGATTTCAACCAACAAAAAGAAGATGAATCTGAAAATTCTTCTAAAAAAGAATCAACAACAAAAGTAGAATCCCCTTATTGTAACTCTAAGAATGCTGATAAAGAAATAAAAGATGGGCATAATGAAAATCAAAATTAA
- a CDS encoding Mrp/NBP35 family ATP-binding protein: MIIYYNINVNKKIPTGGIELVTKEQVLNALRKVYDPEIGRSIVDLDMVKNIHIEGDKVTIDINLTVKGCPLQDTIKKDAIKEVSKLEGVSEVIVNLGSMTEEERQNLARKLSGGRKPIFENTRVIVVGSGKGGVGKSTVAVNLAVALARLGFKVGLLDADVLGFSVPRLLGIVDERPYALDEHTILPLERFGIKVISMGNFADEDTPLIWRGPLLSGVLDQFFNDVYWGELDYLVLDLPPGTGDIPLTVMQKLPESKFVLVTTPQASASHVAGRIGYMAKKVNLEIIGIVENMSYFECPNCHQRYNIFGEGETEKLAQDLGTEILVKIPITVKVRELSDVGIPPALDDGPEGLPYIELAEKVVEKVRPIK; the protein is encoded by the coding sequence ATGATTATATATTATAATATAAATGTCAACAAAAAAATACCAACAGGAGGTATAGAATTGGTTACAAAAGAACAAGTGTTAAACGCTCTAAGAAAGGTATATGACCCAGAAATAGGAAGAAGTATAGTTGACCTCGATATGGTGAAAAATATTCATATAGAAGGGGATAAAGTTACAATTGACATAAACCTTACTGTGAAAGGTTGCCCTCTTCAAGATACTATTAAAAAAGATGCTATAAAGGAAGTATCCAAACTTGAAGGAGTTTCAGAAGTAATAGTAAATTTAGGTAGCATGACAGAAGAAGAACGACAAAATTTGGCAAGAAAGCTTAGCGGTGGCAGGAAACCTATATTTGAAAATACGAGAGTAATAGTAGTAGGTAGTGGAAAAGGTGGAGTAGGTAAATCAACTGTTGCAGTTAATTTAGCTGTAGCTCTTGCTAGATTAGGCTTTAAAGTAGGGCTTTTGGATGCGGATGTGTTGGGATTTAGTGTTCCAAGGCTTTTGGGTATTGTGGATGAAAGACCTTATGCATTGGATGAGCACACTATTTTGCCATTAGAAAGATTCGGGATAAAAGTGATTTCGATGGGTAATTTTGCTGACGAAGATACGCCTTTAATATGGAGAGGTCCACTTTTGTCAGGAGTGCTTGATCAGTTTTTCAATGATGTGTATTGGGGAGAATTAGATTATTTAGTATTGGATTTACCACCAGGGACAGGAGATATACCTCTTACAGTGATGCAAAAATTGCCTGAGTCAAAATTTGTGCTTGTGACAACTCCACAAGCTTCAGCATCTCACGTAGCTGGAAGAATTGGCTATATGGCTAAAAAAGTTAATTTAGAAATTATAGGTATTGTGGAAAACATGTCATATTTTGAATGCCCTAACTGTCACCAAAGGTATAATATTTTTGGTGAAGGGGAAACAGAAAAATTAGCGCAAGATTTAGGAACAGAAATACTTGTAAAGATTCCAATAACGGTTAAAGTCAGAGAATTAAGCGATGTAGGTATACCACCTGCTCTTGATGATGGACCTGAGGGATTACCGTACATTGAGCTGGCAGAAAAAGTTGTGGAGAAAGTAAGGCCTATCAAATAA